The genomic window ACCGTTTCGGCATTATTTTCCGTCCGTCACCCCGTCAGGCCGACCTGATGATTGTGGCGGGTACGCTGACCAATAAAATGGCGCCCGCCCTGCGCCGCGTGTACGACCAGCTCGCCGAGCCGCGTTGGGTATTGTCTATGGGGTCGTGTGCCAACGGCGGCGGCTACTATCATTATTCTTATTCCGTCGTGCGCGGTGCCGACCGTGTTGTGCCGGTAGACGTTTATGTGCCGGGTTGCCCGCCGACTGCGGAAGCCCTGATTTACGGCCTGATGCAGCTCCAACAAAAAATCAAGCGCACTTCCACCATCGCGCGGGACGAGTAGGGGAGGGAACGATATGGCAAGCATCCACAAATTATACGAAACCGTCAGCCGCGTTTTGGGCAATCAGGCAAGCAAAGTTATTTCCGCTTTGGGCGAGGTTACCGTCGAGTGTCTGCCCGAACACTATATTTCAGTGATGACTACGTTGCGCGACCATGAAGAACTGCATTTCGAGCTTTTGGTCGATTTGTGCGGCGTCGATTACAGCACTTACAAAAATGAAGCATGGCAGGGCAAACGCTTCGCTGTTGTCAGCCAGCTTCTTTCCGTTAAAAACAATCAGCGCATCCGCGTGCGCGTCTGGGTTTCAGACGACGATTTCCCCGT from Neisseria sp. DTU_2020_1000833_1_SI_GRL_NUU_006 includes these protein-coding regions:
- a CDS encoding NADH-quinone oxidoreductase subunit B family protein, whose protein sequence is MGIEGVLKKGFITTSADTVLNYMRTGSLWPVTFGLACCAVEMMHAGMARYDLDRFGIIFRPSPRQADLMIVAGTLTNKMAPALRRVYDQLAEPRWVLSMGSCANGGGYYHYSYSVVRGADRVVPVDVYVPGCPPTAEALIYGLMQLQQKIKRTSTIARDE
- a CDS encoding NADH-quinone oxidoreductase subunit C, giving the protein MASIHKLYETVSRVLGNQASKVISALGEVTVECLPEHYISVMTTLRDHEELHFELLVDLCGVDYSTYKNEAWQGKRFAVVSQLLSVKNNQRIRVRVWVSDDDFPVVESVVPVYNSADWYEREAFDLYGIMFNNHPDLRRILTDYGFVGHPFRKDFPISGYVEMRYDEEQKRVIYQPVTIEPREITPRIVREENYGGQ